The genomic interval TTGTCATTTTCATATTTTACTGCTACTACATCAACAGATGTAGGAACTTTTAGTTCACTTGCCACCATATTAGCTAAGTCCTTTCCATTTAAAGTAGAACCTAAGAAGATGATAGAAGGATTATATTTTTCTTTCGCAACTATTAAAGCATTTCCAATAGCTTCTAGTTCTTTTTTATTTTCTTCTAAGTATAAAACTTCATCAGCACCATACTCAAAACATTTTTTTGCAACATCATCTAAATTTTCTCCAACTAAAACAGCAATAACTTTTTTATTATTTTCTTTTGAAAGTTTTTTAGCTAGGGCTATAGCTTCTAAAGATACAACAACAGGAGAGTTATCAACTGTTTCTATATATACCATTATATTTCTTTCCATCTTATAACCTCCTAAAATACTTTTGCTTCCAACATTTTTTGCATAGCTTGTGCAACCATTTCTTCAGCAGTTCCAGTTTTTATTTTCACTCCTGCTTGTCTTTTTGGAGGTGAAAATAGTTTAACTTCTTTCATTGCACTTTCACTAGCTACTTCAACTGAAATTTCAGTGATTTCTTTTTTTCTAGCTGCCATTTTACTTTTTATTGTTGGATAACGAGGTTCATAATTAGGTTTATTTACAGTTACTATACAAGGAGAAGCTAGTTCAACTTTTTCATAGCCTGTTTCTGTTTCCTTTTTGGCAATAACTTTTGTATCATCTGTGTCTATGTCAACTAAATTAGTTACTATTCCATAATTTAATTCATTTGCTAACATAATTCCAACTTGTCCAGTTGCAAAATCAGTAGTTTCTTTTCCACAGAAGATAATATCAAACTTTTTACCTCTTTTTTCTTCAATATTTTTAATAGCTTTATCTAAAGCTTGAGCTACTATAACAGCATCTTTTTCTTGATAAGCTTCATCTTTAATATAGAAAGCTTCATCTGCACCAACAGCTAAACAATTTTTTAAGCTATTTGTTACATCTTCTCCACCTAGAGAAAGAACTGATATAGTAGTATCTCCTTTAGATTCTTTTAATCTAGTTGCCATTTCTAAAGCATAAGTATCAAAAGCATTTACTACTTTTTCAACACCTTCTAAGGCAGGTTTCCCAGTTTTTTCATTCATAAATATTTCAACAGAGTCATCTGCAACTTGTTTTACACAAACTAATATTTCCATTACTTCCTCCTAACGTCCAATTACATTATTAGCAATTACAATTCTTTGAATTTCATTAGTACCTTCAAAGATTTGGAAAATTTTAGCATCTCTTAACAATTTTTCAACTGGGTATTCTCTACTGTATCCATATCCACCGAAAATTTGTATAGCTTCAGATGAAACTTCCATTGCAATATCTCCAGCATAACATTTAGCAATAGCTGATTCTTTTCCATAAGGTAGTCCTAAATCCATTTTTGTTAGAGCATGAGCAACCATTTGTCTTGCAGTTTCAGTCTTTATTTCCATATCTGCAATTTTAAATTGTAATGCTTGATTTTTGATTATAGGTTTTCCAAATTGAATTCTTTCTTTACCATATGCTATAGCTTCTTGTATTCCTCTTTGGGCAATTCCAACAGCAATACAAGCTATCCAAGATCTAGCTTGGTCTAGAGTTTTCATTGCAATAGCAAATCCTTCTCCTTCTTTTCCAAGTAAAGCACTGGCAGGGACTCTACAATCTTCTAAGACTACATCACAAGTATTAGAAGTTCTGATACCCATTTTATCTTCATGTTTTCCAGTACTTAATCCCTTAGTTCCTTTTTCTACAAAGAACATAGAGATTCCTTTTAAACCTTTTTCTTTATCTGTTATAGCAGTAATACAATAGAAAGATGCCATTTCACCATTTGTAATGAAGCATTTTCTACCATTTAAAACATATTCATCTCCATCTTTAACAGCAGTTGTTCTTCCAGCACTAGCATCAGATCCTGCACCTGGTTCTGTTAAACAGAATGCTCCTAGTCCACCTTCTAAAACTAAATCACACATTTTTTGTTTTTGATCGTGGCTTCCAGCAATTAAAACAGGTTTCATAGCAAGTCCACTAGCTGAAATAGTAGTTGCAAAACCAGCATCAGCTATTGCCATTTCTTCAATTAAAGCAGCAACATCAACTCTACTTAGACCTGGACCACCAAATTCTTCTGGAACTTCTAAAGCTTGATAACCTTGTTCAATAGCCTTATCATAAATTTCTTTTGGCCATTCACCAGATTTATCATATTCTTTACATTGTTCTCTTACTTCATTATCACAAAATTTTTTTACATCTTTCAATAGATCTTGAGCTTCTTCAGAAATTAAATATGCCATAATATTACCTCCTATAATTACATTATACTTATTATCTACTATGCCTTATAACAAACTTTATTAGGATTTAAAATCATCTTAGGGTCAAAGACTTCTTTTATTCCTTTCATAAGTCTCATATTAACTTCACCAGAGAAATTAGCTAAGTAATCCATCTTTCCATAACCAATTCCATGTTCTCCTGAAATTAATCCACCAAGTTCAGAAGCTTTATTGTATATATCTGTTAAAAATTCTTCAACTTGACGCTTAAATTCAGTCATTTCCATATCGTTACTACAAGCATAAATATGTAAGTTTCCATCTCCAGCATGTCCAAAGCTCTTTACAGTAAAGTCAAATTTTTTACCAGTTTCATTTACATAATGTAGATAAGGTGCTATTTGGTTAACAGGAACAACAACATCACATTCATCTAGTAACTTAGTTTCCGCTTCAATAGCTTCTAAGAAACTACTTCTAGCAGCCCAAGCATCTTTTTTCTTAGCAGGTGTATCAGCAACTAGAACATCTAATGCTCCTGCTTCTAAAACTATTTCAGAAGCTTTTTCAGTTATTTCTTCTAAAGCTTCCATATTATCTCCATCGAAAGTTACTAATAGATAGGCACCAATATCTACTCCTTCTAATTTTTTAGGGAATACACTCTTACCTATATATCTTTCAGAAGCTAAAACAATTTCTCTTTCCATAAATTCCAATGCTTGAGGTTGTAAATGGTTCATAAAAAATTTAGGAACAGTTGCTATACATTCATCAAGATTTTCATAAGGAATGATTAGACTTATAGTTTCTTTAGGAGCAGGAATTAATTTTAAAGTTAATTCTGTTATAACTCCTAATGTTCCTTCTGAACCTATCATTAAATTAAGTAAGCTATATCCTGTACTTGTTTTAGATACAGTTGCCCCTAATTTTATAATTTCACCAGTTGGAAGAACCACTGTCATGGCTCTAACATAATCTCTAGTAGTTCCATATTTTACTGCTCTCATTCCACCAGCATTTGTAGAAACATTTCCACCAAGAGTTGCAAATTTTTCACCTGGATCAGGTGGATATAATAAGCCTTGTTTTAAAGCATCCTCTGCTAGGTCATTTAGTAAAACTCCTGGTTCAACTTTAACTACAAAATTTTCAAGGTCATAACCTAAAATTTTATTCATTTTAGTCATGTTTAACATAACTCCACCAGTAACTGCTACAGATGCTCCTGTTAAACCAGTTCCAGCTCCTCTTGGGATAACAGGAATATTATTTTCATAGCATAATTTCATAATTTCCGAAATTGCTTCAGTAGTAGTAACATCAATAACAACTTCAGGTTCACCTTCACCATAAATAGGCATTTCATCATGAAAAAAATCCTTATTTATTTCATCTTTTGTATAAACCTTACCTGGAACAATTTTTTTAAATTTTTCCACCAATTCTTCACTTACTTTGTTGTACATATGATTTCCCATGTTTTTTCCTCCTTTAGCAAGGTTAATTTAGATAAACTAATTAAAAAACTATAAGATATTTATACTATCTTCTTAATATAAATTTACCACATTTTTTTAATAAATTCAATTTTTTTTCAAATATTTTATTATATATTTATCTAATTCAGTGTATTCTGTTTTATTTTATGTTTTGTTATTTATATTTCAATATATTTTATAGGAAAAGATAGTTATAGAAAAAAAGAGTTAGTAATTTAATCATAGTCCATAAAAATTTTTAGCTCACTATTTTCATAGGAATAGCTAGTAATTTTTCTTGTTCTTAGCTTATCTGGTAAATGAAAGCGTCTTCTTTCATTTAATAAAGAAATTATAATGTCATCTTTTTCTTTTTTTACTGATATGTTTTCAGCTTTTAGAAAAGGTAATTTAATACTAAGTATTCTAGTTCCATTGATATCATCCATTTTAAAAGCTTCTGTTTGGCAGAAAATTTCTATAGGATTGATATTTTGATAAAGAATTTTAGCTATTTTTTCAAGTGATTCTTTTCCATTAATTTCGTTGTTTTGCATTTCTAATTTAAAAAGTTTTTGTTCAGAAAAACTTTCTTCTGCAAGTTGAATATTATGCTTTTGTATATCTTCCCAATCTTTAAAATATCCTTCCATAGCTTTTTCTGGATATAGTTTATTTATATAAATAGCATCTACATTAAAATCATAAAGTTGTAAGCAAGTGTAATTTCGACGAGCTTCTTCTAAGACTATTTGCTCAGGAGTAGTAACTATTCTAATACTGGTAGTATCTCGCTTATGGAAAATATCGTATAATTTTTTTAATCTTTTTGCTATATTTTTTACTTCTTCAAAAACTATATCTCTTGGCTTTGGAACAGATGTTTTTTTTGAAATAAAAGAACCAAAAATAGAATTTATACTCTGTACCATTGGTAAAATACTATCTATTAAAACATTTAATTTTTCGGAATATGTTAACAGTGAGAGACTTTGACCAGTTGGAGCACAGTCTACAACAATAACATCATATTTAGCCTCTTCATAAATGTCTAAAATTTTAAGTAAAGAAAATACTTCGTCTAATCCTGGAAACAATAAAGTTTCTTCTATTTCTATTCCATCATTTGCCTTTGCAGAAATGATTTGTTTTAAATAATCATGTAAATTTTTCCATATTTTCTTACTTTCTTCTGTGGTATCTATTTCTATTACATCTAAATTTTGGGATATTTGAGAAGTTTCATTATTGATTTTTTTATTAAAAATATCTCCTAAACTATGAGCTTGATCTGTACTTATAAGCATAACTTTTTTTTCTGAGTTGGCTAAAAATAGTGCTGTTGCAGCTGCTATGCTTGTTTTTCCAACTCCACCTTTCCCTGTATAAATTAAAATTCTCAAAATGTGTCCTCCTTTTTCTTTTCTACTTGAAAATAAATAAATAAAATATTATTTTCTATTTTTGTATCAGTGATATGACTTTTTCTTAAAATATTTGGAAGAGGAATACAACGCTTCATATTATTTATTTTAATATTAAGGTCGGTTTCATGATGATTAATTTTTAAATCTTCTTGTTTTATAAAAGGAAGTTCTATTTTTAATATATAACCATCTTTGTAAGTTAGATATTCTTCATTTTGAGTGATTTTTTTTACTGAAAATAGGTCAGGAAGACTTTCTATATTATCACAAAGAGATTCTAAAGCCTTTTCTCCAATAATTTCTTTAGGGTACCAAGGAATTTTTACAATTGGAATATTAATAAAAACTTCTTCTAATTCTTGTATATATTTTGATTGGATGTTCTTCCAATTTTTCATAAAAGGATTCTCTATTTTATCTGCTATAACACGATTGATAAAAACAGTATCAACCTGATATTTATATAGGTTAAGGTACATAAAATTTCTTTTTGTTTCTTCTACTATCATTTTTTCAGGGATGCAAACCAATCTGACACTACAAATCTCGTTATTTTTCAAAAGCTCTTGAAGCTCTAAAAGTTTTTGATGAATGATTTCAACTGTGTCCATAGTTTGAGTACTTGGAAGAACAACTTTATATGCTAGTTTTGAGATAGGAGAAAGAATACGAATAATTTTTTTTCCGATCGGGAAAAACTTTTCCATATACCATGCAAGAAGTTCAGGAAGTTTTAAAAGTGCAAGAGTTTCTCCAGTTGGTGCACAATCAATAAAAATGTTTTCGTATATATTTGTATCATAAATTTCTTTAATCTTTAAAAGAGAAAAAAGATTTTCAAAACCTGGTAAAGAAAAATTTTCATTTAAATTAGTTATTCCAAGTCCGTTTTTTCCCATTAAATCTATCATAGTATTTTTAACTTTTGGGAAAAATTCAGTTTTTATAGCATCTGAATCTAATTCTAAAACATCTAGATATTCAGAAATTTTTTTAACTCTTGAACCAATATCTATTTGAAAGATATCTCCTAAGTTATGAGCTGCATCAGCACTTACTAATAAAGTTTTTTTAGAGCTTTTAGAGGAAGCTAATGCATGAGCAGCTGCGACACTTGATTTTCCAACTCCACCTTTTCCTGTAAATATAATTATTCTATTCATAAAAATTCTCCCTTTTAATAATATTAATAAAATTGTAACATATTTTAACATAACAATCAATATTAAGAATTTTTCAAAAAATTTCGATAGATAATATAATATATATGTTTTTTTGATTGACAGTAAAAAATTATTATTTTATAATTGAATTAGAAAGAAATTAAACATTTAAATTGATTTTTAAACTTTAATTATCAAAGGAGATGATAAAATGAAGAGTATTACAGATGATTTGTATGAGAGTTTCAAAAAAAACTTGGAAAGTGTAAACGGACACTGTATACATACCTCAAAAGAAGACTTAGGAAAGGTAATTACAGAATTGTTTAAGGAACATAAGATTGATTCGATATCATTATTTGAATCTCCTATGTTAAAGGAAGCAGGAGTTATTCCTACTCTTCAACAAAATGGAATTACTGTCCACACAGATCATATTCGTCTTCATGCCGAAACTGATAAAGGAGGCCTATCAGAAGCACAACATGGAATCGCTGAACTTGGAACAATAATACAAGAACAAGATGATGTAGATGGAAGAATAGTAGCTACAATGCCTGAATATTATATAGGGATAGTAAAAGGTTCTACCATTGTTCCCACTTATGATGACATGTTTGACATTTTAAGTGAAATGCAAAAAATTCCAAACTATGTTGGTTTTATAACTGGACCAAGTCGTACAGCTGACATTGAATGTGTAGGAACTGTTGGTGTTCATGGTCCAATTGAAGTATCTATTATAGTTGTAGATGATGAATAGTATAATAAAAAAGTTAGAAATTAAGGATAATAGGAGGAACGATGGCTAGTGAAGATTTAAAAAAAGAGATACACTATGCATTAGAAAATGCTACACTTGGAAGAACACTTGGAAACTTTTGTAAAGCATATCCTGCTAGAAGAGAAAAATCTTATGCTGGAGTTGACTTCGAAAAAACTAGAGAAAGAATTGCAGAAGTTAAGTCTTATGCAGCAGAACATATAGATGAAATGATAGAAGAATTCACAACAAATTGTGAAGCAAGAGGAGGGCATGTTTATCATGCTAAAAGTACTGAAGATGCAATGGAATGGATTCGTAAACTTGTAAAAGACAAGGGAGTTAAGACAATTGTTAAATCAAAGTCTATGGCTTCCGAAGAAATTAAAATGAACCATGTTCTTGCAGAAGATGGAGTCTTGGTTCAAGAAACAGACCTTGGAGAATTCATAATTGCCTTGGAAGGAAATACACCTGTACATATGGTTATGCCAGCACTACATTTAAATAAAGAACAGGTAGCAGATCTTTTTACAGACTATACAAAAGTAAAAAATAACCCAATAATATCGGAAGAAGTAAAGACAGCTAGAAGAGTCATGAGAGATAAATTTACTCATGCTGATATGGGAGTTTCTGGAGCAAATGTGGCAGTTGCAGAAACAGGAACTGTATTCACAATGACAAATGAAGGAAATGGACGTATGGTAGGAACTTTACCTCCAATACATCTATATATTTTAGGAATAGAAAAATTTGTAAAATCTTTATCTGATGCTCGTTATATTTTTAAAGCCCTACCTAGAAATGGAACAGCTCAAAGAATTACATCATATATTTCAATGTATACAGGAGCTTGTGAAGTAACAAAAGATAAAGAAACTGATGAAAAATGTAAAAAAGATTTTTATTGTGTTATATTAGATGATCCAGGTCGTAGAGAAATCTTATCAGAACCTGATTTTCGTGAAATATTCAATTGTATAAGATGTGGAGCTTGTCTAGATGTTTGTCCTGCGTTTGCTTTAGTAGGAGGACATGTTTATGGTTCTAATGTCTATACAGGTGGAATAGGTACAATGTTAACTCACTTTTTAGTATCTGAAGAAAGAGCAGCTAAAATTCAAAATATCTGTCTACAATGTGGAAGATGTAATGATGTTTGTGGAGGAGGCTTACATATTTCTGATATGATTATGAGATTACGTGAAAAGAATATGCAAGAAAAACCTGATGCCCTAAAGAAATTTGCATTAGATGCTGTATCAGATCGTAAATTATTCCATTCAATGCTTCGTATAGCTTCTGTAGCACAAGGAATATTTACTAAGGGAGAACCTATGATTCGTCATCTACCTATGTTCTTATCAGGAATGACAAAGGGAAGAAGTTTCCCAGCAATTGCACAAGTACCTTTAAGAGATTTCTTCCACACTATAAAACAAGATGTGAAAGATCCAAAGGGGACAGTAGCTATTTTTGCAGGTTGTCTATTAGATTTTGTCTACACAGATCTTGCCAGAGCAGTGGTAGCAGATATGAATTCCATTGGATATAAAGTAGAAATGCCATTGGGACAAGCTTGTTGTGGATGCCCAGCTACAAATATGGGAGACACAGAAAACGCTAAAAAAGAAGCAGAAATTAATATCAATGGAATGGAAGCTGAAAAATATGACTATATTGTAAGTGCTTGCCCATCTTGTACACATCAATTACATCTGTATCCAACTTTCTTTGAAGAAGGAACAGAAATGCATAAAAGAGCAAAAGAATTAGCAGATAAAGCCACTGATTTCTGTAAATTGTTCTATGAACTTGGAGGAATGTCAGAAGAAGGAGATGGAAAACCTCTAAAAGTTACTTACCATGACTCATGTCACTTAAAGAGAAGTTTGAAAGTATCTAAAGAACAAAGAGAATTATTGAAAAATATTAAGGGTGTAGAATTTGTAGAAATGAATGATTGTGATAACTGTTGTGGTTTTGGAGGATCATATAGCTTGTTATATCCTGAAATTTCTGCTCCTATTTTAGAAAAGAA from Fusobacterium pseudoperiodonticum carries:
- a CDS encoding electron transfer flavoprotein subunit beta/FixA family protein: MEILVCVKQVADDSVEIFMNEKTGKPALEGVEKVVNAFDTYALEMATRLKESKGDTTISVLSLGGEDVTNSLKNCLAVGADEAFYIKDEAYQEKDAVIVAQALDKAIKNIEEKRGKKFDIIFCGKETTDFATGQVGIMLANELNYGIVTNLVDIDTDDTKVIAKKETETGYEKVELASPCIVTVNKPNYEPRYPTIKSKMAARKKEITEISVEVASESAMKEVKLFSPPKRQAGVKIKTGTAEEMVAQAMQKMLEAKVF
- a CDS encoding acyl-CoA dehydrogenase family protein, with amino-acid sequence MAYLISEEAQDLLKDVKKFCDNEVREQCKEYDKSGEWPKEIYDKAIEQGYQALEVPEEFGGPGLSRVDVAALIEEMAIADAGFATTISASGLAMKPVLIAGSHDQKQKMCDLVLEGGLGAFCLTEPGAGSDASAGRTTAVKDGDEYVLNGRKCFITNGEMASFYCITAITDKEKGLKGISMFFVEKGTKGLSTGKHEDKMGIRTSNTCDVVLEDCRVPASALLGKEGEGFAIAMKTLDQARSWIACIAVGIAQRGIQEAIAYGKERIQFGKPIIKNQALQFKIADMEIKTETARQMVAHALTKMDLGLPYGKESAIAKCYAGDIAMEVSSEAIQIFGGYGYSREYPVEKLLRDAKIFQIFEGTNEIQRIVIANNVIGR
- a CDS encoding FAD-binding oxidoreductase — its product is MGNHMYNKVSEELVEKFKKIVPGKVYTKDEINKDFFHDEMPIYGEGEPEVVIDVTTTEAISEIMKLCYENNIPVIPRGAGTGLTGASVAVTGGVMLNMTKMNKILGYDLENFVVKVEPGVLLNDLAEDALKQGLLYPPDPGEKFATLGGNVSTNAGGMRAVKYGTTRDYVRAMTVVLPTGEIIKLGATVSKTSTGYSLLNLMIGSEGTLGVITELTLKLIPAPKETISLIIPYENLDECIATVPKFFMNHLQPQALEFMEREIVLASERYIGKSVFPKKLEGVDIGAYLLVTFDGDNMEALEEITEKASEIVLEAGALDVLVADTPAKKKDAWAARSSFLEAIEAETKLLDECDVVVPVNQIAPYLHYVNETGKKFDFTVKSFGHAGDGNLHIYACSNDMEMTEFKRQVEEFLTDIYNKASELGGLISGEHGIGYGKMDYLANFSGEVNMRLMKGIKEVFDPKMILNPNKVCYKA
- a CDS encoding ArsA family ATPase, whose product is MRILIYTGKGGVGKTSIAAATALFLANSEKKVMLISTDQAHSLGDIFNKKINNETSQISQNLDVIEIDTTEESKKIWKNLHDYLKQIISAKANDGIEIEETLLFPGLDEVFSLLKILDIYEEAKYDVIVVDCAPTGQSLSLLTYSEKLNVLIDSILPMVQSINSIFGSFISKKTSVPKPRDIVFEEVKNIAKRLKKLYDIFHKRDTTSIRIVTTPEQIVLEEARRNYTCLQLYDFNVDAIYINKLYPEKAMEGYFKDWEDIQKHNIQLAEESFSEQKLFKLEMQNNEINGKESLEKIAKILYQNINPIEIFCQTEAFKMDDINGTRILSIKLPFLKAENISVKKEKDDIIISLLNERRRFHLPDKLRTRKITSYSYENSELKIFMDYD
- a CDS encoding ArsA family ATPase, which translates into the protein MNRIIIFTGKGGVGKSSVAAAHALASSKSSKKTLLVSADAAHNLGDIFQIDIGSRVKKISEYLDVLELDSDAIKTEFFPKVKNTMIDLMGKNGLGITNLNENFSLPGFENLFSLLKIKEIYDTNIYENIFIDCAPTGETLALLKLPELLAWYMEKFFPIGKKIIRILSPISKLAYKVVLPSTQTMDTVEIIHQKLLELQELLKNNEICSVRLVCIPEKMIVEETKRNFMYLNLYKYQVDTVFINRVIADKIENPFMKNWKNIQSKYIQELEEVFINIPIVKIPWYPKEIIGEKALESLCDNIESLPDLFSVKKITQNEEYLTYKDGYILKIELPFIKQEDLKINHHETDLNIKINNMKRCIPLPNILRKSHITDTKIENNILFIYFQVEKKKEDTF
- a CDS encoding LutC/YkgG family protein codes for the protein MKSITDDLYESFKKNLESVNGHCIHTSKEDLGKVITELFKEHKIDSISLFESPMLKEAGVIPTLQQNGITVHTDHIRLHAETDKGGLSEAQHGIAELGTIIQEQDDVDGRIVATMPEYYIGIVKGSTIVPTYDDMFDILSEMQKIPNYVGFITGPSRTADIECVGTVGVHGPIEVSIIVVDDE
- the ldhH gene encoding L-lactate dehydrogenase (quinone) large subunit LdhH, whose product is MASEDLKKEIHYALENATLGRTLGNFCKAYPARREKSYAGVDFEKTRERIAEVKSYAAEHIDEMIEEFTTNCEARGGHVYHAKSTEDAMEWIRKLVKDKGVKTIVKSKSMASEEIKMNHVLAEDGVLVQETDLGEFIIALEGNTPVHMVMPALHLNKEQVADLFTDYTKVKNNPIISEEVKTARRVMRDKFTHADMGVSGANVAVAETGTVFTMTNEGNGRMVGTLPPIHLYILGIEKFVKSLSDARYIFKALPRNGTAQRITSYISMYTGACEVTKDKETDEKCKKDFYCVILDDPGRREILSEPDFREIFNCIRCGACLDVCPAFALVGGHVYGSNVYTGGIGTMLTHFLVSEERAAKIQNICLQCGRCNDVCGGGLHISDMIMRLREKNMQEKPDALKKFALDAVSDRKLFHSMLRIASVAQGIFTKGEPMIRHLPMFLSGMTKGRSFPAIAQVPLRDFFHTIKQDVKDPKGTVAIFAGCLLDFVYTDLARAVVADMNSIGYKVEMPLGQACCGCPATNMGDTENAKKEAEININGMEAEKYDYIVSACPSCTHQLHLYPTFFEEGTEMHKRAKELADKATDFCKLFYELGGMSEEGDGKPLKVTYHDSCHLKRSLKVSKEQRELLKNIKGVEFVEMNDCDNCCGFGGSYSLLYPEISAPILEKKIENIKESGADVVALDCPGCLMQIKGGLDARGIDDIKVKHTAEIIAEKRGLI